A single Roseinatronobacter monicus DNA region contains:
- a CDS encoding response regulator: MTPDAAFSDRLARERRARLRAERLYEQAQRDLRMMNDQLRLHADNLSDQVIAQRAELGSIRRHADSLEGVNTQVSQDLQVAHSEIDRANLRLREAVETLQDGFAVFNADQALVLANQAYLGVFGKFAEVQPGILYARILEICAHEGLVHLAEMTADEWVCMMLQRWRQPDISPIELHFSAGIAVRLTDRRVANGDYVSLAHNITDALRYQAELRDAQARAEAAVEAKSAFLANMSHEIRTPMNGVVGMAELLSETVLDEEQRSYAQTISTSGQALVSIINDILDFSKMDAGKMHLNPTAFDLEKTIHEVLSLLSPTARCKQIELILDYDMFLAVHLVADSGRMRQILTNLVGNAIKFTDAGYILVRAVGVGTSAQGQIVTITVEDTGIGIDPQHQEQIFTEFNQVEQTASRRYEGTGLGLAITQRIVAQMGGKVWVESEPGVGSCFGFTLEMPVAADASEPGVQTLPADIRTALLVSDHLISREVIARRLKAASVSVLTATRQDTVLRHLAGTPPDIALIDQDLIEGGIPDLLAALKGTSPATRIVLLCSNIAEFKPAMEDQTIFATLHKPLIWRNLLAAFNGQGAMPEGLRPPKPPTLQAVPALPTTCRPIRVLYAEDNKTNQLVFTKMLQTLDIDLRLAENGRIAVAQFETFAPDIVFMDVSMPEMDGREATRRIRASALGKSVPIIALTAHALQEEIDRILDAGMNAMLSKPLKKSELMAALRDHAPPGFSMPEG, encoded by the coding sequence ATGACCCCTGACGCTGCTTTTTCCGACCGACTTGCACGCGAACGCCGCGCGCGTTTGCGTGCCGAGCGGTTGTATGAACAGGCGCAGCGTGATTTGCGCATGATGAATGACCAGTTGCGCCTGCATGCGGACAATCTTTCGGATCAGGTCATCGCGCAGCGCGCGGAACTTGGCAGCATTCGCCGCCATGCCGACAGTCTGGAAGGGGTGAATACGCAGGTCAGTCAGGATTTGCAGGTCGCGCATTCCGAAATCGACCGTGCCAATCTGCGCCTGAGAGAGGCGGTTGAAACCCTGCAAGACGGATTCGCGGTTTTTAACGCGGATCAGGCGCTTGTGCTGGCAAATCAGGCCTATCTTGGCGTGTTCGGCAAATTTGCCGAGGTGCAGCCGGGCATCCTCTATGCCCGGATACTGGAAATTTGCGCTCATGAAGGCTTGGTGCATCTGGCCGAGATGACGGCAGATGAATGGGTCTGCATGATGCTGCAACGCTGGCGTCAGCCCGATATTTCGCCCATCGAATTGCATTTCAGCGCCGGTATAGCGGTTCGGCTGACAGATCGCCGTGTTGCGAATGGCGACTATGTGTCATTGGCGCATAACATCACCGATGCGTTGCGCTATCAGGCCGAATTGCGCGACGCGCAGGCCCGCGCCGAAGCCGCGGTCGAGGCGAAATCAGCCTTTCTGGCCAATATGAGCCACGAAATCCGCACGCCCATGAACGGGGTCGTCGGCATGGCAGAGCTGTTGTCCGAAACCGTGCTGGATGAGGAACAGCGCAGCTATGCGCAGACCATCTCCACCAGTGGTCAGGCGCTGGTGTCGATCATCAATGATATTTTGGATTTCTCCAAAATGGATGCGGGCAAGATGCACTTGAACCCCACCGCGTTCGATCTGGAAAAGACCATACACGAGGTGCTTAGCCTGCTTAGCCCGACCGCGCGCTGCAAGCAGATTGAACTGATCCTTGATTATGACATGTTCCTTGCTGTCCATTTGGTCGCAGATTCTGGCCGTATGCGCCAGATTCTGACCAATCTGGTGGGCAATGCCATCAAGTTTACGGATGCTGGCTATATTCTGGTGCGTGCGGTCGGGGTGGGCACATCGGCGCAGGGGCAGATTGTCACGATCACAGTAGAAGACACCGGAATAGGCATTGATCCACAGCATCAGGAACAGATTTTCACCGAGTTCAATCAGGTCGAGCAGACCGCCAGCCGCCGGTATGAAGGGACGGGGCTGGGTCTGGCGATCACGCAACGCATCGTGGCGCAGATGGGTGGCAAGGTTTGGGTGGAATCGGAACCCGGTGTCGGGTCGTGTTTCGGGTTCACGCTGGAAATGCCCGTTGCCGCCGATGCATCAGAACCGGGCGTGCAGACCCTGCCTGCGGATATCCGCACCGCCCTTCTGGTCAGCGATCACCTGATCAGCCGCGAAGTGATCGCGCGCCGCCTCAAGGCCGCGTCGGTCAGTGTCCTGACCGCGACCCGACAAGATACGGTGCTGCGCCATCTTGCCGGAACACCGCCGGATATTGCCCTGATAGATCAAGACCTGATCGAGGGGGGGATACCTGACTTGCTGGCTGCGCTGAAAGGCACCTCTCCAGCCACGCGCATCGTTTTGCTTTGCTCGAATATTGCCGAGTTCAAGCCTGCGATGGAAGATCAAACCATCTTTGCGACCTTGCATAAGCCTTTGATCTGGCGCAACCTTTTGGCAGCATTCAACGGGCAGGGGGCCATGCCTGAAGGGCTGCGCCCACCCAAACCGCCTACGCTACAGGCAGTGCCAGCCCTGCCCACTACCTGCCGCCCCATACGCGTGCTGTATGCCGAGGATAACAAGACAAACCAGCTTGTTTTCACCAAGATGCTGCAAACACTGGATATTGACCTGCGACTGGCAGAAAACGGGCGCATCGCAGTGGCGCAATTTGAAACCTTTGCCCCTGACATTGTGTTTATGGATGTCTCGATGCCCGAAATGGACGGGCGCGAGGCAACGCGCCGCATCCGTGCAAGCGCTCTTGGCAAAAGCGTCCCGATCATCGCCCTGACCGCACATGCCTTGCAGGAAGAAATTGACCGCATTCTGGACGCAGGCATGAACGCGATGCTCAGCAAACCATTGAAAAAGTCGGAACTGATGGCCGCATTACGCGATCATGCGCCGCCGGGGTTTTCCATGCCTGAGGGCTGA
- a CDS encoding nitroreductase family protein: MSENAAVMEFLLTRRSRPAKMLGGPVPDRAQLQHILGAAARVPDHGKLEPWRFVVLERAACQRLAPIITARGAAQAIDAEKAAKAAATFADSPLIVTVVASPKPSDKIPEIEQTLSVGAVCLGLVNAALASGWGANWLTGWVASDREILTELGLTPQEWVAGFIHIGTARATPPDRPRPDMDTLITWLDE, encoded by the coding sequence ATGTCCGAAAATGCTGCCGTAATGGAGTTCCTGCTGACCCGTCGCTCGCGTCCGGCCAAGATGCTGGGGGGGCCAGTGCCGGATCGTGCGCAGCTCCAGCATATTTTGGGTGCGGCGGCGCGCGTGCCCGATCATGGCAAGCTGGAACCGTGGCGCTTCGTTGTGCTGGAACGCGCAGCGTGCCAACGGCTGGCACCCATTATCACCGCACGCGGCGCAGCACAGGCCATTGACGCAGAAAAAGCCGCGAAAGCAGCCGCCACCTTTGCAGACAGCCCCCTGATCGTGACCGTTGTGGCCAGCCCCAAACCATCGGACAAGATACCCGAAATCGAACAAACCTTGTCGGTGGGGGCGGTGTGCCTTGGGCTGGTGAATGCCGCGCTCGCATCGGGCTGGGGGGCGAACTGGCTGACCGGCTGGGTGGCGTCGGACCGCGAAATCCTGACAGAGTTGGGCCTGACACCGCAGGAATGGGTCGCAGGGTTTATCCATATCGGCACCGCGCGGGCCACACCGCCCGACCGCCCGCGCCCTGATATGGACACGCTGATAACATGGCTGGACGAATGA
- a CDS encoding EI24 domain-containing protein — protein MIESYMKSIAQLRDPRFRKLLWIGITLSVALLFVIYAFVLLLVQLLVPGALFLPITGQVQGLGSLFSFGSILYLIGLSVFLMVPVASIFTGLYLNDVADAVETEHYRGLEPRNSVPFRESANDALRYFGLLAALNVLGMGVFAISNGWGLILLWLVNGFLLSREYFTMIARRRHDPDAARALQKRHMIRLWLPGTVLAAGLSVPILNLAMPLVGAAVFTHMYHRLTPSEPSPDQ, from the coding sequence ATGATCGAGTCTTATATGAAGTCCATCGCCCAGTTGCGTGACCCAAGGTTTCGTAAGCTGCTCTGGATCGGCATCACCCTGTCTGTAGCGTTGCTTTTCGTCATCTATGCCTTTGTTTTGCTTTTGGTGCAGTTGTTGGTCCCCGGCGCGCTGTTCTTGCCCATCACAGGACAGGTGCAGGGGTTGGGGTCGCTGTTTTCCTTTGGCTCGATCCTGTATCTGATCGGGCTGTCGGTGTTTTTGATGGTGCCTGTCGCCTCAATCTTCACGGGGCTGTACCTGAACGATGTCGCTGACGCCGTCGAGACAGAGCATTACCGCGGCCTGGAGCCGCGCAACTCTGTTCCATTCCGCGAATCGGCCAATGACGCCTTGCGCTATTTCGGGCTGCTGGCGGCACTGAACGTGCTGGGGATGGGGGTTTTCGCAATCTCGAACGGCTGGGGGCTGATCCTGCTATGGCTGGTCAACGGGTTTTTGCTGTCGCGCGAGTATTTCACCATGATCGCGCGCAGACGCCACGACCCCGACGCCGCGCGCGCCCTGCAAAAGCGTCATATGATCCGATTGTGGTTGCCCGGCACTGTTCTGGCCGCCGGGCTAAGCGTGCCGATCCTGAACCTTGCCATGCCGCTGGTCGGTGCTGCGGTGTTCACACATATGTATCACCGGCTGACCCCGTCAGAGCCTAGCCCCGACCAGTAA
- a CDS encoding DUF1467 family protein, protein MSIMSAIALYGVIWFMTMFLVLPFRLQTQGEAGEVVPGTPSSAPSDAQMMRKVKLVTFIATPTFLVVAGIILSGVITYDMMERITGRG, encoded by the coding sequence ATGTCAATTATGTCTGCAATCGCACTGTATGGCGTTATCTGGTTCATGACCATGTTTCTGGTCCTGCCATTTCGCCTGCAAACGCAGGGAGAGGCTGGCGAAGTCGTGCCCGGCACGCCCTCATCCGCCCCGTCGGATGCGCAGATGATGCGCAAGGTCAAGCTGGTCACGTTTATTGCGACCCCGACGTTTCTTGTCGTCGCGGGGATTATCCTGTCCGGTGTCATCACATATGACATGATGGAGCGGATTACTGGTCGGGGCTAG
- the mce gene encoding methylmalonyl-CoA epimerase, which translates to MIGRLNHVAIAVPDLDAAAAQYRGTLGADVGAPQDEPDHGVTVVFITLPNTKIELLYPLGENSPIQGFLDKNPAGGIHHICYEVEDILAARDKLKSEGARVLGTGEPKIGAHGKPVLFLHPKDFNGCLVELEQI; encoded by the coding sequence ATGATCGGTCGTCTGAACCATGTAGCCATTGCCGTGCCCGATCTGGACGCGGCCGCTGCACAATATCGCGGCACGCTTGGTGCCGATGTCGGCGCACCGCAGGATGAGCCGGATCATGGGGTCACGGTGGTGTTCATCACCTTGCCCAACACCAAGATCGAGCTACTTTATCCCCTTGGAGAGAACAGCCCCATTCAGGGGTTTCTGGATAAAAACCCCGCAGGCGGAATTCACCATATCTGCTATGAGGTGGAGGATATTCTGGCCGCGCGTGACAAGCTGAAATCCGAGGGCGCGCGGGTTCTGGGCACCGGAGAGCCGAAGATCGGCGCACATGGCAAGCCTGTCCTGTTCTTGCATCCCAAGGATTTCAATGGCTGTCTGGTGGAGTTGGAGCAAATCTGA
- a CDS encoding response regulator, translating to MNTHHAPNRSLARARPNLNAQPSAYQQGATLLLVEDSRVISTAIRLMIHGTGGRLRRAETLCRARRHLSLYTPDVAIIDLGLPDGSGLDLICEADRRQTRVPLIIAISGQPELEGASYAAGADRFLAKPIVSISEFRAVLAPSCLAPPLSQTGLSSPPADPSALRDDLYLALDLLRGPMRNARAEYTLQFIDGLARSLHDTELLGAVQQARQGDGLRPLVTVLRQRLRDQPLI from the coding sequence ATGAACACACACCATGCGCCGAACAGATCCTTGGCCCGCGCGCGCCCCAACCTGAATGCGCAGCCCTCGGCCTATCAACAGGGGGCCACCTTGTTGCTGGTCGAGGACAGCCGCGTCATCAGCACCGCAATCCGGCTGATGATTCATGGCACCGGCGGGCGCTTGCGCCGGGCCGAAACCTTGTGCCGTGCGCGGCGGCACCTGTCGCTCTATACGCCCGATGTCGCCATCATCGACCTTGGCCTGCCAGACGGGTCAGGGCTGGACCTGATCTGCGAAGCAGACAGGCGCCAGACCCGCGTGCCCCTGATCATCGCAATCTCTGGCCAGCCAGAGTTGGAGGGTGCGTCCTATGCCGCAGGCGCTGACAGGTTTCTTGCCAAACCGATTGTCAGCATTTCCGAGTTTCGCGCAGTGCTCGCACCTTCCTGCCTTGCACCGCCCCTGTCGCAAACTGGGCTATCCAGCCCGCCCGCTGATCCCAGTGCGCTGCGCGATGATCTGTATCTGGCGTTGGATTTATTGCGGGGGCCAATGCGGAACGCCCGCGCGGAATACACGCTGCAATTCATCGACGGGCTTGCGCGCAGCCTGCATGACACGGAGTTGCTTGGCGCAGTTCAACAGGCGCGGCAAGGGGACGGGTTGCGCCCCTTGGTGACGGTTCTGCGCCAACGCCTGCGCGACCAGCCGCTGATCTAG
- the aspS gene encoding aspartate--tRNA ligase, translated as MHAYRSHTCADLTAAHVGETVRLSGWVHRIRDHGGVLFIDLRDHFGITQVLADSDSPAFKDIEKLRAEYCIRIEGSVKARDASLVNSKLKTGEIEVYARAMDVLGAADDLPLPVFGEPDYPEETRLSYRFLDLRREGLHANMMLRSNVVRSMRGRMWDTGFTEFQTPIITASSPEGARDFLVPSRLHPGKFYALPQAPQQFKQLIMVSGFDKYFQIAPCFRDEDPRADRSPTDFYQLDVEMSFVEQEDVFSAVGPVLQGVFEEFAGGKKVDPAAEWPRIPYAEALLKYGTDKPDLRNPIEMQVVSEHFRGSGFAIFAKLLENEGTEIRAIPAPTGGSRKFCDRMNAFAQAQGLPGMGYIFWRKRADIDKDQAEQLAQLDALGKLMDQYPADRRDEAAYTKIIEAFEHIRQQIGLQTDLVAQNNQHASKLMDKAEALAREGKVEESNKILSSINLHLDAAGPLAKNIGPERTEAIRVQLGLGEGDAAFFLGGKPAQFEGVAAKARDEIGRELKLVDENRFAFAWIVDFPMYEADAETGKVDFSHNPFSMPQGGMAALEGDPLAVKGYQYDLACNGYELLSGAIRNHKPEIMYRAFEIAGYPNSEVDKRFGGMVKAFKFGAPPHGGCAAGIDRIVMLLAEEANIRQVIMFPMNQRAEDLLLDAPSPATNEQLRDLGLRIAPKD; from the coding sequence ATGCACGCCTATCGCAGCCATACCTGCGCTGACCTGACCGCCGCCCATGTGGGTGAAACTGTGCGCCTGTCGGGATGGGTGCATCGCATCCGCGATCACGGGGGCGTTTTGTTCATCGATCTGCGCGACCATTTCGGCATCACGCAGGTGTTGGCGGACAGCGATTCCCCTGCGTTCAAGGACATTGAAAAGCTGCGTGCCGAATATTGTATCCGCATTGAGGGCAGCGTGAAGGCGCGTGATGCGTCGCTGGTCAACAGCAAGCTGAAAACCGGCGAGATCGAAGTCTATGCCCGCGCGATGGATGTTCTGGGCGCTGCCGATGATCTGCCCTTGCCAGTCTTTGGCGAACCCGACTACCCCGAGGAAACGCGCCTGTCCTACCGCTTTCTGGACCTGCGCCGCGAGGGGCTGCATGCGAATATGATGCTGCGCTCCAATGTCGTGCGCTCCATGCGGGGCCGCATGTGGGATACAGGCTTTACCGAATTTCAAACGCCGATCATCACCGCGTCCAGCCCAGAGGGTGCGCGCGATTTTCTGGTGCCGTCGCGTCTGCATCCGGGCAAGTTCTACGCGTTGCCGCAAGCGCCGCAGCAGTTCAAGCAACTGATTATGGTGTCGGGGTTCGACAAGTATTTCCAGATCGCCCCCTGTTTCCGCGATGAAGACCCGCGCGCCGACCGCTCCCCCACGGATTTCTACCAGCTTGATGTCGAGATGAGCTTCGTCGAGCAGGAAGATGTGTTTTCGGCAGTCGGGCCCGTCCTGCAAGGCGTGTTCGAGGAATTTGCGGGTGGCAAAAAGGTTGACCCCGCCGCCGAGTGGCCGCGCATTCCCTATGCGGAAGCGCTGCTGAAATACGGCACCGACAAGCCCGATTTGCGTAACCCGATTGAAATGCAGGTGGTATCCGAGCATTTCCGCGGTTCCGGCTTTGCGATTTTCGCCAAATTGCTGGAAAATGAAGGCACCGAAATCCGCGCCATTCCTGCACCAACGGGCGGGTCGCGCAAGTTCTGTGACCGGATGAATGCTTTCGCGCAGGCGCAAGGGCTGCCGGGGATGGGGTATATCTTTTGGCGGAAGCGCGCAGACATAGACAAAGATCAGGCAGAGCAGTTGGCGCAACTTGATGCGCTTGGAAAGCTAATGGATCAATATCCTGCCGATCGGCGCGACGAGGCAGCGTACACAAAGATTATTGAAGCATTTGAACATATCCGACAGCAAATTGGTTTGCAGACTGATCTTGTAGCCCAAAACAATCAACACGCTTCCAAGCTAATGGATAAGGCTGAGGCTCTTGCGAGAGAAGGCAAGGTCGAGGAATCGAATAAGATTCTAAGCTCGATTAATCTACACCTTGACGCCGCAGGCCCCCTTGCCAAAAACATCGGCCCCGAACGGACCGAGGCGATCCGTGTGCAGCTTGGGCTTGGCGAAGGGGATGCCGCGTTTTTCCTTGGCGGCAAGCCTGCGCAATTCGAGGGTGTGGCCGCGAAAGCACGTGACGAGATTGGCCGCGAATTGAAGCTGGTGGATGAGAACCGCTTTGCTTTCGCGTGGATCGTCGATTTTCCGATGTATGAGGCGGATGCCGAGACGGGCAAAGTTGATTTCAGCCATAACCCGTTTTCCATGCCGCAAGGCGGGATGGCCGCGCTGGAGGGTGATCCGCTGGCGGTCAAAGGCTATCAGTATGATCTGGCCTGCAATGGCTACGAGTTGTTGTCGGGGGCTATTCGCAATCACAAGCCGGAAATCATGTATCGCGCGTTTGAAATCGCGGGCTATCCCAATTCCGAGGTCGACAAGCGGTTTGGCGGCATGGTCAAAGCGTTCAAATTCGGCGCGCCCCCGCATGGCGGCTGTGCAGCCGGGATTGACCGGATTGTGATGCTGCTGGCGGAGGAAGCTAATATTCGTCAGGTCATCATGTTCCCGATGAACCAGCGTGCCGAAGACCTGCTGCTGGATGCCCCGTCGCCTGCGACGAATGAACAGTTGCGCGACCTTGGCCTGCGGATCGCGCCAAAGGACTGA
- a CDS encoding DUF3572 family protein has protein sequence MKLARAEEIALAALDWLCGQDTLLPVFLAASGADAQDLRAQLETATGPDESLLMAVLDFILMRDDTVMDCCRAQDLPFDQLAVAHAVLAGTAQMHWT, from the coding sequence ATGAAGCTTGCACGCGCCGAAGAGATTGCGCTGGCCGCGCTGGACTGGCTGTGTGGGCAAGACACGCTTTTGCCGGTGTTTCTGGCCGCCAGCGGCGCGGATGCGCAGGATCTGCGCGCGCAACTGGAGACAGCCACTGGCCCGGACGAGTCGCTGTTGATGGCGGTTCTGGATTTCATTCTGATGCGTGACGACACTGTGATGGACTGCTGCCGTGCCCAAGATCTGCCGTTTGACCAGCTTGCTGTTGCCCATGCGGTGCTGGCGGGCACAGCACAGATGCACTGGACCTAA
- a CDS encoding diguanylate cyclase, translating into MPAQILVVDNLLLSRMILRVKLSAACYTVRQATTGAEALHHVAEHLPALVLLDFNLPDATGLEICRQLRSDPKTCSIPIILFSADQSRSTRLQALAAGADDFLSKPLDDAYLMSRIRALLRTSAVEKDYQARCTPTLRHGLAEAQSQFHHAPRVTLVRSSAILAQSNAGTWPDIAPELFDDARSLSVVLSDSNPVQPPDVLLLGPEILDEQGLHVIAELRARHATCRIPIAVLLDKTTQTSPAMVLDLGAEEALRLPLDAEEVQLRLQAMIKRKRKADAMRQALGVELDLASRDPLTGLFNRRHAMSRLSDIVATPPDGTARNYAILLIDLDNFKRVNDCFGHGAGDEVLIEASARMRDAIGPHNLLARYGGEEFLLLLPDAEMVQACAMAEEIRRQIEGRAYHLTTGDFRLQVTASIGVTVQTSITSEAPLSRLERVRQVVDHADQALHTAKTTGRNRVSVGHCSINPARALVPRRATVGA; encoded by the coding sequence ATGCCTGCTCAGATACTTGTGGTGGACAATCTGCTTCTCAGCCGCATGATTCTACGCGTCAAGCTGTCTGCGGCTTGTTACACTGTCCGTCAGGCCACGACCGGGGCCGAAGCGCTGCACCATGTGGCCGAACACCTCCCCGCGCTGGTCTTGCTGGATTTCAATCTGCCCGATGCGACAGGGCTGGAAATTTGCAGGCAATTGCGCAGCGATCCCAAGACATGCAGCATTCCGATCATCCTGTTTTCCGCCGATCAGTCACGGTCCACACGGTTGCAGGCACTGGCCGCAGGCGCAGATGACTTTCTGAGCAAACCCCTTGATGACGCTTATCTGATGTCACGGATTCGCGCCTTGCTGCGCACCAGCGCCGTCGAGAAAGACTATCAGGCACGCTGCACCCCGACCCTGCGCCACGGCCTGGCCGAGGCACAATCGCAGTTTCACCACGCCCCTCGCGTCACACTCGTGCGCAGCAGCGCAATTCTGGCGCAGTCCAACGCGGGCACATGGCCCGATATTGCCCCTGAACTGTTCGACGATGCCCGCAGCTTGTCGGTTGTGCTGAGCGATTCCAATCCGGTGCAGCCGCCCGATGTCTTGTTGCTTGGTCCAGAAATCCTTGACGAGCAAGGCCTGCATGTCATCGCCGAGTTGCGCGCGCGCCATGCGACCTGCCGTATCCCGATTGCGGTGCTGTTGGACAAAACCACGCAAACCTCGCCAGCTATGGTGCTTGATCTGGGCGCGGAAGAAGCCTTGCGCCTGCCGCTGGACGCAGAAGAAGTGCAGTTGCGCCTACAGGCCATGATCAAACGCAAACGCAAGGCTGATGCAATGCGCCAAGCCCTTGGCGTCGAGTTGGACCTTGCCTCGCGCGATCCGCTGACGGGGCTGTTCAATCGTCGCCATGCCATGTCGCGCCTGTCGGATATTGTTGCAACACCGCCCGATGGCACGGCCCGAAACTACGCCATCCTTCTGATCGATCTGGATAATTTCAAGCGGGTCAATGATTGCTTCGGGCATGGTGCGGGGGACGAGGTTCTGATCGAGGCCTCTGCACGGATGCGCGACGCGATTGGCCCGCACAATCTGCTGGCCCGCTACGGCGGCGAGGAGTTTTTGTTGCTCTTGCCCGACGCAGAAATGGTGCAGGCCTGCGCGATGGCCGAGGAAATCCGCCGCCAGATCGAAGGGCGCGCCTATCACCTGACAACAGGCGACTTCCGCTTGCAGGTGACGGCCTCTATTGGTGTGACCGTGCAGACATCCATCACATCAGAGGCGCCACTGTCACGGCTGGAGCGGGTCAGGCAAGTTGTCGATCATGCCGATCAGGCATTGCACACCGCCAAAACCACAGGGCGCAACCGGGTGTCAGTTGGCCATTGTAGCATCAATCCCGCGCGCGCTCTCGTCCCCCGCCGCGCCACGGTCGGTGCTTGA
- a CDS encoding periplasmic heavy metal sensor: MDETKAKRRFPWLKLTLVVSLVLNVLVIGMLWGVMTRTSQQGSLLRASVAALPADDRRELRRATGAILRAARDQTAGNTGGSQQMIAALRAEEFDPEAFSDALRQAQDRLLRISDQMHDQLLAKVSEMSAQDRLTYAESLEDRIKHRPWRGGGRERARD; the protein is encoded by the coding sequence ATGGACGAGACCAAGGCAAAACGCCGCTTTCCGTGGCTAAAGCTGACCCTTGTGGTGTCGCTGGTGCTGAATGTGCTGGTCATCGGCATGCTTTGGGGGGTGATGACGCGGACTTCGCAACAAGGCTCGTTGTTACGGGCCTCGGTTGCGGCGTTGCCTGCGGATGACCGGCGCGAATTGCGCCGTGCCACAGGCGCAATCTTGCGCGCGGCGCGCGACCAGACAGCGGGCAACACTGGCGGGTCGCAGCAAATGATTGCAGCCCTTCGCGCCGAGGAATTTGACCCCGAAGCGTTCTCGGACGCGCTGCGTCAGGCCCAAGACCGCTTGTTGCGCATCAGTGACCAGATGCATGACCAGTTGCTGGCCAAGGTCAGCGAGATGTCGGCCCAAGACCGCCTGACCTATGCCGAATCGCTGGAAGATCGCATCAAGCACCGACCGTGGCGCGGCGGGGGACGAGAGCGCGCGCGGGATTGA
- a CDS encoding RNA polymerase sigma factor: MPLEQRSDVDQAGLLGRVVAGDRRAAEALTDMIAPRILRFAARMLGDLTEAEDVTQEAMLRLWRMAPDWQDGAAQPSTWVFRVATNLCTDRLRRRKPMVNELPDLPDTAQSQHAQMMQAARAKALENALAHLPERQRQAVILRHLEGLTNPEIAAIMMLGVEAVESLTARGKRNLSAILAGERDALGYDDDQ, encoded by the coding sequence ATGCCGCTGGAGCAACGATCAGATGTTGATCAGGCGGGCTTGCTGGGCCGTGTCGTTGCGGGTGACAGACGTGCGGCTGAAGCTCTGACCGACATGATTGCGCCGCGTATCCTGCGGTTCGCGGCACGCATGCTGGGCGATCTGACCGAGGCAGAGGATGTGACACAGGAAGCGATGTTGCGGTTGTGGCGGATGGCCCCTGACTGGCAGGACGGGGCGGCACAACCCTCGACCTGGGTGTTTCGGGTGGCAACGAATCTGTGCACAGACAGGCTGCGGCGGCGCAAGCCGATGGTGAATGAGTTGCCGGACCTGCCGGACACGGCGCAAAGCCAGCACGCGCAGATGATGCAGGCCGCGCGGGCAAAGGCCTTGGAAAATGCATTGGCGCATCTGCCGGAACGCCAGCGTCAGGCGGTGATCTTGCGCCATCTTGAAGGGCTGACGAACCCCGAGATCGCTGCCATTATGATGTTGGGGGTTGAAGCGGTGGAAAGCCTGACGGCACGTGGAAAACGCAACCTGTCGGCCATTCTGGCCGGAGAACGCGACGCATTGGGGTATGATGATGACCAGTGA
- a CDS encoding EF-hand domain-containing protein, which produces MEKATLAAMLGALMLVTAPAAAQTHMSMPSFEELDADGSGTLTQENLQAGMQAQREAMHDEMISRIMQQADENGMLDEAGLRAGLADLRPEPRSDRRAEMASRMFSRIDRNDDGVIDAEEYARFTEMMGKRGQRERPRMRGQN; this is translated from the coding sequence ATGGAAAAAGCCACACTCGCGGCCATGCTGGGCGCATTGATGCTGGTGACAGCCCCCGCCGCAGCACAGACGCACATGTCCATGCCCAGCTTCGAGGAACTGGACGCAGACGGCAGCGGCACCCTGACGCAAGAGAATTTGCAGGCAGGCATGCAAGCGCAACGCGAGGCCATGCACGATGAGATGATTTCCCGTATCATGCAGCAGGCTGATGAAAATGGTATGCTGGACGAGGCGGGCTTGCGTGCCGGTCTTGCAGACCTGCGCCCCGAGCCGCGCAGCGACCGACGCGCCGAAATGGCAAGCCGTATGTTTTCGCGGATTGACAGAAATGACGATGGCGTCATCGATGCAGAAGAATATGCGCGTTTCACCGAGATGATGGGGAAGCGCGGCCAGCGTGAACGGCCCCGGATGCGTGGTCAGAACTGA
- a CDS encoding DUF983 domain-containing protein, translating into MTLADTTFADDRPLTPALLRGIRCKCPACGEGPLLERYLKVRSHCPSCGEDYTAQRADDGPAYLTMLVTLKVVTPLMVAAMFAWDWHPAIMFGVFASLLVALSLFLLPRFKGMIVAIQWSRRMHGFEGMDERHR; encoded by the coding sequence ATGACCCTTGCAGACACAACATTCGCCGACGACCGGCCTTTGACGCCCGCGCTGCTGCGTGGCATCCGGTGTAAATGCCCCGCTTGTGGTGAGGGTCCGCTGCTGGAGCGCTATCTGAAAGTGCGCAGCCATTGCCCCAGTTGTGGCGAAGACTACACCGCCCAGCGCGCCGATGACGGACCGGCCTATCTGACCATGCTGGTCACGCTGAAAGTGGTCACGCCGCTGATGGTCGCCGCCATGTTTGCATGGGACTGGCACCCCGCCATCATGTTCGGGGTATTTGCCTCGCTGTTGGTTGCGCTTTCCCTGTTCCTTCTCCCGCGATTCAAGGGCATGATCGTGGCCATTCAATGGTCACGCCGTATGCACGGGTTCGAGGGAATGGATGAACGCCACCGCTGA